Proteins from a genomic interval of Oncorhynchus kisutch isolate 150728-3 linkage group LG28, Okis_V2, whole genome shotgun sequence:
- the LOC109872898 gene encoding vascular endothelial zinc finger 1 isoform X2, with amino-acid sequence MEPSWSTFLFQQANEALHHQHQVAQNSLLPLLNSGSEPVDQKPVMPILLDQKPPASAAELLKDNVACGTGSGRGPMPVVKKEHKSKTPFICGYCNKAFRDSYHLRRHESCHTGVKMVSRPKKTAQTAPTMVPLISTLPRENSGQPSYISTIAGILTTATPSVSSASSIMSPASMINIPQQSQPKRPAKPVKKNHGCEMCGKAFRDVYHLNRHKLSHSDEKPYECPICQQRFKRKDRMTYHVRSHDGGVHKPYVCSVCGKGFSRPDHLSCHVKHVHSSERPFKCQVTACTSAFATKDRLRSHMIRHEGKVTCNICGKMLSAAYITSHLKTHGQTNFNSSNKDSNDVHNSASATPVTGSTTMNRGNSINNPVTIASQMNISTNTVNVSLQHPVTITGPINIASINIPTTAHMNIAHPLAISTPMAMTMSGPLNIAMRSMESMPFLSQVLPSSPPW; translated from the exons CAGGCCAATGAAGCCCTCCACCACCAGCACCAGGTGGCCCAGAACAGCCTGCTGCCGCTGCTCAACTCTGGGAGTGAGCCGGTGGATCAGAAGCCTGTAATGCCCATCCTCCTGGACCAGAAACCCCCTGCCAGTGCCGCCGAGCTCCTCAAAGACAATGTGGCCTGCGGGACTGGCAGCGGCAGGGGACCCATGCCCGTAGTGAAGAAGGAGCACAAGAGCAAGACACCCTTCATCTGTGGCTACTGCAACAAGGCCTTCCGTGACAGCTACCACCTGCGTCGCCACGAATCCTGCCACACGGGCGTCAAGATGGTGTCCCGGCCCAAGAAGACTGCTCAGACAGCCCCCACCATGGTGCCTCTCATCTCCACCCTGCCCAGGGAGAATAGTGGGCAGCCCTCCTACATATCTACCATCGCAGGCATCCTCACTACGGCCACCCCCTCTGTGTCTTCAGCCTCCAGCATCATGTCTCCAGCCTCTATGATCAATATACCCCAGCAGAGCCAGCCCAAAAGGCCTGCCAAGCCAGTGAAGAAGAACCACGGCTGTGAGATGTGTGGCAAGGCCTTCCGAGATGTCTACCACCTGAACCGTCACAAGCTGTCCCACTCGGACGAGAAGCCCTACGAGTGCCCCATCTGCCAGCAGCGTTTCAAGAGGAAGGACCGCATGACCTACCACGTGCGCTCTCACGACGGTGGAGTCCACAAGCCCTATGTCTGTTCCGTGTGTGGGAAAGGCTTCTCCAG GCCAGACCACCTGAGCTGCCACGTGAAGCACGTCCACTCCTCAGAAAGACCGTTTAAATGCCAAGTAACG gccTGTACTTCTGCCTTCGCCACCAAAGACAGACTGCGCTCCCACATGATCCGACATGAAGGGAAGGTCACCTGCAACATCTGCGGCAAGATGCTGAGCGCAGCCTACATCACCAGCCATCTAAAGACACACGGCCAGACCAACTTTAATTCCTCTAACAAAG ACAGTAATGATGTCCACAACTCTGCCTCAGCCACACCGGTAACAGGCTCCACCACAATGAACCGGGGAAACTCCATCAACAACCCCGTCACCATAGCGTCGCAAATGAACATTTCCACCAACACGGTGAACGTCAGCCTCCAGCACCCAGTCACCATCACTGGACCCATCAACATCGCCTCGATCAACATCCCTACCACGGCACACATGAATATCGCCCACCCTCTGGCCATCAGCACACCAATGGCCATGACAATGTCCGGGCCCCTCAACATCGCCATGAGGTCCATGGAGAGTATGCCTTTTCTGTCCCAAGTCCTGCCTTCGTCCCCACCCTGGTAA
- the LOC109872898 gene encoding vascular endothelial zinc finger 1 isoform X1, whose product MEPSWSTFLFQQANEALHHQHQVAQNSLLPLLNSGSEPVDQKPVMPILLDQKPPASAAELLKDNVACGTGSGRGPMPVVKKEHKSKTPFICGYCNKAFRDSYHLRRHESCHTGVKMVSRPKKTAQTAPTMVPLISTLPRENSGQPSYISTIAGILTTATPSVSSASSIMSPASMINIPQQSQPKRPAKPVKKNHGCEMCGKAFRDVYHLNRHKLSHSDEKPYECPICQQRFKRKDRMTYHVRSHDGGVHKPYVCSVCGKGFSRPDHLSCHVKHVHSSERPFKCQVTACTSAFATKDRLRSHMIRHEGKVTCNICGKMLSAAYITSHLKTHGQTNFNSSNKGDWQWNSSGGQKDSNDVHNSASATPVTGSTTMNRGNSINNPVTIASQMNISTNTVNVSLQHPVTITGPINIASINIPTTAHMNIAHPLAISTPMAMTMSGPLNIAMRSMESMPFLSQVLPSSPPW is encoded by the exons CAGGCCAATGAAGCCCTCCACCACCAGCACCAGGTGGCCCAGAACAGCCTGCTGCCGCTGCTCAACTCTGGGAGTGAGCCGGTGGATCAGAAGCCTGTAATGCCCATCCTCCTGGACCAGAAACCCCCTGCCAGTGCCGCCGAGCTCCTCAAAGACAATGTGGCCTGCGGGACTGGCAGCGGCAGGGGACCCATGCCCGTAGTGAAGAAGGAGCACAAGAGCAAGACACCCTTCATCTGTGGCTACTGCAACAAGGCCTTCCGTGACAGCTACCACCTGCGTCGCCACGAATCCTGCCACACGGGCGTCAAGATGGTGTCCCGGCCCAAGAAGACTGCTCAGACAGCCCCCACCATGGTGCCTCTCATCTCCACCCTGCCCAGGGAGAATAGTGGGCAGCCCTCCTACATATCTACCATCGCAGGCATCCTCACTACGGCCACCCCCTCTGTGTCTTCAGCCTCCAGCATCATGTCTCCAGCCTCTATGATCAATATACCCCAGCAGAGCCAGCCCAAAAGGCCTGCCAAGCCAGTGAAGAAGAACCACGGCTGTGAGATGTGTGGCAAGGCCTTCCGAGATGTCTACCACCTGAACCGTCACAAGCTGTCCCACTCGGACGAGAAGCCCTACGAGTGCCCCATCTGCCAGCAGCGTTTCAAGAGGAAGGACCGCATGACCTACCACGTGCGCTCTCACGACGGTGGAGTCCACAAGCCCTATGTCTGTTCCGTGTGTGGGAAAGGCTTCTCCAG GCCAGACCACCTGAGCTGCCACGTGAAGCACGTCCACTCCTCAGAAAGACCGTTTAAATGCCAAGTAACG gccTGTACTTCTGCCTTCGCCACCAAAGACAGACTGCGCTCCCACATGATCCGACATGAAGGGAAGGTCACCTGCAACATCTGCGGCAAGATGCTGAGCGCAGCCTACATCACCAGCCATCTAAAGACACACGGCCAGACCAACTTTAATTCCTCTAACAAAG GGGACTGGCAGTGGAACTCCTCAGGGGGACAAaaag ACAGTAATGATGTCCACAACTCTGCCTCAGCCACACCGGTAACAGGCTCCACCACAATGAACCGGGGAAACTCCATCAACAACCCCGTCACCATAGCGTCGCAAATGAACATTTCCACCAACACGGTGAACGTCAGCCTCCAGCACCCAGTCACCATCACTGGACCCATCAACATCGCCTCGATCAACATCCCTACCACGGCACACATGAATATCGCCCACCCTCTGGCCATCAGCACACCAATGGCCATGACAATGTCCGGGCCCCTCAACATCGCCATGAGGTCCATGGAGAGTATGCCTTTTCTGTCCCAAGTCCTGCCTTCGTCCCCACCCTGGTAA
- the LOC109872883 gene encoding CUE domain-containing protein 1, which produces MMTSLFRRRNSGNHGDVASHSDSPVPAELNNGNPSGGGRTVRRLEFNQAMEDFRTMFPSMEQEVIECVLRANHGAVDSTIDQLLQMSLEGHGSDDGSDSEDSIPPEILERTLEPDSSDEEPPPVYSPPSYDMHIYDRKYPDQPPPGPHPPASQRQIGSYRNWNPPLLGNLPDDFLRILPQQLDSLPRSHSSLTPTSLTQPSCSSSLLSMTQQVEPGAVARAGQVGMETDQERKLKQYLEDERIALFLQNEEFMRELQRNREFLIALERDRLQYESKASKSHHSPAFMGTSTPGDNCASGSGEACTNVTDDALFRDKLKHMGKSTRKKLFEIARAFSENTRRRKTKRRALMKHHSLGNAASTSNLLEDEEAGHLSEEDSMLKRPGPQEEEVPQQEVLS; this is translated from the exons ATGATGACCAGCCTGTTCCGCCGCCGCAACAGTGGTAACCATGGTGATGTGGCGTCACACAGCGACAGCCCAGTCCCAGCTGAACTCAACAACGGTAATCCCAGTGGGGGTGGGCGAACGGTGCGGCGTCTGGAGTTCAACCAGGCTATGGAGGACTTCAGGACTATGTTCCCCAGCATGGAGCAGGAGGTGATAGAGTGTGTGCTGCGGGCCAACCACGGAGCCGTGGACTCCACTATCGACCAGCTGCTCCAGATGAGCCTGGAAGGACACGGCTCTGATGACGGCTCCGACTCAGAGGACAGCATCCCCCCTGAG ATCCTGGAGCGGACGTTGGAGCCGGACAGCTCTGACGAGGAGCCCCCGCCGGTCTACTCTCCGCCCTCCTATGACATGCACATCTACGACAGGAAGTACCCAGATCAG CCCCCTCCTGGTCCACACCCTCCTGCCAGTCAAAGGCAGATTGGAAGTTACAGGAACTGGAACCCACCGTTACTAGGCAACCTCCCTGATGATTTCCTCCGGATCCTGCCTCAGCAGCTAGACAGTCTGCCA CGCTCTCACAGCAGCCTAACGCCGACTAGTCTGACCCAGccctcctgctcttcctccctGTTGTCCATGACGCAGCAGGTTGAGCCTGGGGCGGTGGCCAGGGCAGGCCAGGTTGGCATGGAGACGGACCAGGAGAGAAAGCTGAAGCAGTACTTGGAGGATGAGCGCATAGCCCTCTTCCTGCAGAACGAGGAGTTTATGAGGGAGCTGCAGCGCAACCGCGAGTTCCTCATCGCCCTTGAGAGAG ATCGGCTGCAGTATGAGTCAAAGGCATCCAAGTCCCATCATTCACCAGCTTTCATGGGGACGTCCACTCCAG GAGATAATTGTGCCTCAGGTTCTGGGGAGGCCTGCACCAATGTTACAGATGACGCCTTGTTCCGTGACAAACTCAAGCACATGGGCAAAT CTACGCGAAAGAAGCTTTTTGAAATCGCTAGAGCTTTCTCTGAAAACACCCGAagaagaaaaacaaaaagaagGGCCCTCATGAAACATCATTC ACTGGGTAATGCTGCCTCCACTTCCAACCTCTTGGAAGATGAAGAAGCTGGACACCTGAGTG AGGAGGACAGCATGCTCAAGAGACCAGGCCCTCAGGAAGAGGAGGTGCCCCAACAGGAAGTGTTATCATG A